The DNA sequence tattttcatttttcaatacattattgtttatatatgATCACGCATTATTTTCACTTATGTCTTGTCACTTGTCGACTATTGTTATTAATGGTGCGTTGAAATATCCAAAGCATGAATGTTTGAGAATAAATGGAAGAGTGACTTGTAtcaaatttcctttttattttgggtttttaaaaatttattacctgattttataaaaatgacaaTGTATTTTAAAAGGATGAAGTATCATGCTTTTTTGAGAGTAGGATGAAGTGTCATGTTAGAGAGTAGCAATGATACATATTgctaaaataatagaaatctaCTTAATAttcagtaaaagaaaaaatctacTTAATATACTATTTATCTTATCCTTTTAACCAATCAAATGAGTAGGATTTTGGTTTTTCATttagttatattatatatataaaaaagtataaataaagaGATATAAAAAAGTACTGTAAAGTAAGAGTAAAGACGCAtttgtctattttttctctcttataaataaaatactgtttaattaattataagtttcataataattacatttgttcttgaaaaaaaaagaattgtatatttttcttataggttaaaaatattaacttctGAAAAGAAATCCTAAAAGATATCGTATTAcgaaattactttttttaagtttgGGTTTTGCTAACCAATGTTTGtaactaattaagaaattagtAAATAAAAGGTTTTTTAACCATGCTCACATATATAATTCTTTAACCATGCTCAAAGATCATTTAATTATCAACATTCTCATTTGAGTTTAAAGAAATAAACCCTTAGTCTAGCACAAATGCATGTCTGTTGagcaaaattaataataaaaactcaatatatattaaaataaaaatttaaaaatagcaAAGTTCTTATTggttatacatatataataaacaacACATCCCGCTAAATTTACCAGTGaagcaatattttttaaataatattaataaaacacTGCTTAATACAGTTCCTTTTTCAGATGAATTTGTTGGGTTTTACTAAAAAATTAgctctgcatttttttttataaacttcaCATAAAATTGgtctaacaataaaaaatagttttagtaTTTATTGCCCTTAGGgaaaagaataattaagaaatcaagagtagaatattttatttaaaattataatatttaatattttaaatataatctaCGTAatgtttagtaaaaaaattattttattttcttaaccattaaataattaaaaataaaaaatatttaaaaaataatatttaatattattaatatatatacccTAATTTCTGGTAAAAAAGCAAttacttatttactaaatattattTGAAGACAGTGTCAGTGAATATATACTTACATACAGTATTGACAATTTGAAGATGGAATATGTACTATTCTAATAATTATGTACCGCACTAATAGGGAAGAACATCAACAACGACATACATCAAAGGTACGTCCATAAGAAGCTAAACCACACTCAGTGAAACTAACTACTAACTCATTTCCTgaaattagttgaaattttgGGAGTTTCATTTGAACCCgtaattttagttttgtttgAGAATATCAGTTgctttaaactattttttgttaTGAAGTGTTTTCATTATTAAAGGGAAAATCGGTACCAGTGTTTAAcgtttttttcatgtttttttttgtaaatataataaaagttaGTGAGTAATCTATAAGGATAATTATAACCATAAAATAACAACTCATGAATGTAATGTAATCATAGGAATAAAAtagacataaaaatatataaaccaaaacactcatttcttttatatatagttaaaaatgTGAGAATAGTATTGGTTTCTGCTGTCATTATATATAGTATtaagaatattatttatatgCCCAAATACTTTCTCCTGTTTATTGTTGATTTATGTGAATATTGATATTTGAGCCAAAGTAATAATCTGTACATATATAATTAGACCTTAAACCCACTTGGGCGTAAGGGAATAGGAATCCGTTTTTGGATAGGGGAAAGTACCTTACGTAACCGAGTTTTATCAACTAGGAAAACGATCTCCTGCACACTTGTTGCAAAAATCTCAAGGTATGTTGTAAAAATTGTAGATTCGATTGTGTTGGAGATCACTCTATCATTGTATTTGTATAGGACAAAATAAGTGCtcattaattcacaaattatATAGGTCTTTGGCCTAGCAAAATTGAAGTGCTCATTGAAATGGAAGTTGAATTTGGAGAATAAAATAGTGTTTGGCGGGGAAAATGACGCTCCATACTAAATTGCATGGATCAATTCGAACAAGGATCCATACAATTATCGTGTGCGAATCTCAAGCCATATTGCCATGGCCAACCTTTGATGTCATGCATAAAATTAAGAACATGGTCACTCTCAATCCTTGAAAGTAAACCAGTACTTTCCTTACATTTCATCGGAACAAATGCAGTTTGCTTAGGTCATGGTTCGATTTCACATCGTCAATTCTATGCTTATGCATGGAAGATAGCAAGATAAATATGGGGCACTAATCAATTTGGTCACTACGAGAAACACGTGCGTATGAATGACGGAGGACATTTTTAGTGTATGAGTTTTTATATCTAAATTGCCcaagataattttgaaatatctagataacttttttgtttctttttgtttaaattataaataaattacctattttaactttgatcctctctcaaatatttctttttttaaaaaaatatttaatgattttgttgataattaatCTATATCAAGTAAATTGATTGATtagatttagtaaaaaaaattcttctaatgatgttttttttaatcacattaCTCAAATTCGATATCttgcttttttactttaaaatttgaacCCAATTTCACTCTTATTAATGACATATTGATACAAGTGACTTtgtaattaatatattcaaTATTTTCATGTGACGGATTACCTtatttgatttcaatttttaacaaataaatacattatgcaaaagaattaaatatgttattagTCTCTCAAATATtagttacttttatttttactttcttaaatttaaatttgattttttagttcctcaatttttaaaaatattctttagtTTCTGGTGACTGATTTTTTATATGTTGgatgtataatttatttcattttttattgaaaggactaaaaataacatttttttgaaattgaggactaaaaaaacaaagttaaatttgaGTGACCAGCAAAAAAAACAATGACCTAATTTgaggaatcaaaatcatatttaaattttatacaaaattatgaGAATAGTTTCTACATGCATATACATAtagaaatattaagaaaattatttatcaaaaacaaaattacttaGAAATTATACAACACATCTTTttaaatacaacaacaacataataataataataataataataataataataataataataattattattattattattattattattattattattattattattattagatgaaatttataaaaaaaacatataatgttgtgagctttattttttttatttttttaaaggaagttttactttaaaagtaaaactcttaaattaaagtaagagttttaatttttatttaatgaactcCATCCATAAGTTTGTTATTTcctattaattttaaacaaaagagATGGTATATTGGaagaaatatattatgttaCTAGCACAGTAGCTCTCTACTTATCTAATACTGAAATGTTAACCATGCTAATTAGTGCGAGGAGCCAAACAGGAATATtcacaaagaaaacaaattaaagttgaggcgaataatacatattttttttatcattgaaattttttatgcattttgaaTCTTATAATCTTTACTTAAATTCTGACGCACaatgacattttaaaatattgtttccaACACAAACGTTTGTAAAGGGAGGAAAGGTTGTCCCGTCCAACATGAATGAGTATGAAACTCATAATTCTTTAGGGTCGTACTATTTGATTTACAAGTTAAGTGAACATTGATACTAAGTAAAGTTAGCCTAGTTATTTGTATAGTGCTGGCAAAAAAGGAATATTCACAAAGTAAATAAAGTTGAAgcgaataaatatatttttttaatattgaaattttttattcattttaaaccCTGTGACCATATCCCTAGTTGAATTCTTACACAccttaacatttttaaaatgcatttttttattacacgAATGTTTGAATGGAGAAAAGGTTGTCGCATCCAACATTAATGAAACTCGAACCTTTTTCTTATCTTACTATTAGATTTATTAATTAAGAGCATCTATGACACAGTTGCTTATGCTAGTTCCTTAAATATAAGATGTGTTGTTATCACTAAAGCATTTAACATGATATTTCTTATTCAAACATATATAGTTGCTTATACAAGCAACttgcttaattatttttttttatctataaaaaagaTACTTTCTAGGCTAAGAGTTagtagaaaaatgaaaaaaaaaaagttaaacatttacttcaacaactttgatattgaagtaattttttttatagaattttaaaatttatctaatgataggattcacaaatttaaaataaacaatcatGCCTTAAATTGCTCTACATTAACATACATGCCAAATCAAGTTGGCCCGAACGTTATTTGTATGAATacataacattggtttttattaCAAACAAATAGTCCATTTTtagcaacatattttttttaaaaaaaaataatttttacaaaatattatcttaaaaatgtggttaaaaaataattatttcatcaaaataaactaatCCAAATGCGggcataattaaaaatatagtcaACCTAGAGTTGTATATAAGTTgacttataaaaaaagaactttattttaatattatgatgTATTGTGCCTATCAAAATATGAGACTAATTTAAAGATatcttaaaacaaaatattggtgcaaatttaaatatatttttctctttattgtAAAGTAAGAGAATATTTAACCCTATTATGTGAGACAAGATGAGTGGAAAAGCTGCTCTAACCACTAAACGCTAGCTACCTCTTAGCAGAAAACACCACACACACATGTATAGACAAATTCAAAACGAACAAAAATTAGGGAATAATCAGAAAGACCTTATCATACAAATATTCTTTATGCAATTTGCCGCTCCTTGCCCTATAACCCACTAAAGATAGAACCTACCGTGCCCACTGGTTTCAGAAACAAGATGACTTTGAAGAGCTTCGTTGAGCATTTCAGTGGACCATTAACATTTTTCTATATGGCATaaagtttatataaatattGGCAGAATATTTGACGACAACAAGTTgacaatcaataattaaattcatgaaCAGAGCTGCAGAGAGTGACAGTTTTGACCTCTTCGCACTTTGTCTACGCTATAAATACTCCACGCACACCCCTCTGTTTCTCAATTTACTACTTCACTTCTAGTGTGAGCTAGCTAGCTTAATTCGACAAGCCCTTCCTCAATTGACCTTAATTAGCCAGCTCCACTTTTggtgtcaaaagaaaaaaaataaaattccccCACCCCACCACTAGATTCTAATTTTTCTCAGTCTTGGTGTTTTTTAGGTCATTATGACCATCTCACTGTTTATGTGCAGAGTAACACAACCCATAATAAATGTTCCTTGCAGTGGGAAAAAACTGATCGTGAGGCAAATTGAGAAAGAGAAAGTAGTGGTTGTAATGGGAGCCACCGGAGCAGGGAAGTCAAGGCTTTCAATTGACCTAGCAACATGTTTTCCATCAGAAATCATAAACGCCGACAAAATCCAAGTCTTCGAAGGTCTAGACATAGTCACAAACAAAATCTCCAAGGAAGAGCAACGCGGGGTTCCGCACCACTTACTAGGAACAATAAAGCCCAACATGGATTTCAGCGTCAACGATTTCTGTGACACGTCATCAGAGGCCATTGACTCAATCACGAGGTGCCAGAAGCTTCCAATCGTCGTTGGAGGCTCAAACTCGTATCTGGAGGCCCTCATGGACGACGACGATTACAAGTTCCGATCGCGCTACGATATTCTCTGCCTCTGGGTTGACGTGGAAATGTCCGTGCTTAAGTCCTACGTGGCAGACCGTGTCGACCACATGTTTTATAAAGGAATGGTCGATGAGCTGAGACCGTTTTATAGTCCCAACGGGGATTACTCGCGAGGGGTGAAAAGGGCAATTGGGGTGCCCGAGTTCCACGAGTATTTTGGGAGGGAAGAGGTTGCTGACGAGGAGACAAAACAGAGGTTGTTGGAACAAGCGGTTAAGGAAATCAAACTGAACACGTGCAAGCTAGCGATGAAGCAGTTGGGGAAGATTCGTAGGCTCAGGAACGTTAAGAGATGGCATATTCATCGATTGGATGCTACGCCCGTCTTCCGAATGCGTGGGGAAGAAGCCAACGATGCTTGGAAGAGGCTGGTGGCAAAGCCTAGTGCTTTGATCGTTGCTCGCTTTCTCTATAATAACAACTCCAAAAATAATGCCAACGTTGTTTCTGGTTCTGGACTTAGAGTGCAACCAGCTGCTTCAGAGAGTGTTCTCGCTGCCGCAACTTGCTAGTACTGTTTAACATGCTTACGCACTCGCAAtctttttggttaaattaaaacaatttacaCCACTTAATTTATGTGTTTGATGTGGTAACTTGCTAGTTTTTAAGGTGTCGTTTTGTTCAGCCAagactattattttttagtttgtgGGGAGGGACTTGTAATCACTGCGGATGAAAAGTTTTATGAAAGTTGTCTGCTACTAATTCGATACTAGTATACTACAAGTCAAGCATCTGGTCTCCTTCAATTTTTATGGGAGTGTATGTGTAACTGTCA is a window from the Glycine max cultivar Williams 82 chromosome 2, Glycine_max_v4.0, whole genome shotgun sequence genome containing:
- the LOC100799145 gene encoding adenylate isopentenyltransferase 3, chloroplastic; its protein translation is MTISLFMCRVTQPIINVPCSGKKLIVRQIEKEKVVVVMGATGAGKSRLSIDLATCFPSEIINADKIQVFEGLDIVTNKISKEEQRGVPHHLLGTIKPNMDFSVNDFCDTSSEAIDSITRCQKLPIVVGGSNSYLEALMDDDDYKFRSRYDILCLWVDVEMSVLKSYVADRVDHMFYKGMVDELRPFYSPNGDYSRGVKRAIGVPEFHEYFGREEVADEETKQRLLEQAVKEIKLNTCKLAMKQLGKIRRLRNVKRWHIHRLDATPVFRMRGEEANDAWKRLVAKPSALIVARFLYNNNSKNNANVVSGSGLRVQPAASESVLAAATC